The Clostridia bacterium genome window below encodes:
- a CDS encoding zinc ribbon domain-containing protein: MKYCSKCGTELVDEAVVCVKCGCAVGSLGNEPEVKKKNAVALLGFILSFFFSIPGLILGIIGLVQSKKLKDGKGFSIAAICISAFSIICFIIMMVIVVAASVNDYNAAMA; this comes from the coding sequence ATGAAATACTGTTCGAAATGCGGAACGGAACTTGTTGATGAAGCAGTCGTTTGCGTAAAATGCGGATGCGCGGTTGGAAGTTTGGGCAATGAACCCGAAGTTAAGAAAAAGAACGCTGTTGCGCTCCTTGGTTTTATACTATCGTTTTTCTTTTCGATCCCCGGGCTGATTTTGGGGATAATCGGGTTGGTTCAATCGAAAAAACTGAAAGACGGGAAAGGATTTTCGATCGCTGCGATCTGTATTTCGGCGTTCTCGATCATTTGCTTTATTATAATGATGGTTATTGTCGTTGCGGCAAGTGTGAATGATTATAACGCTGCTATGGCTTAA
- a CDS encoding TetR/AcrR family transcriptional regulator — MAFKDIRRKHIVTEATRLFFERSIYDVKIRDVALKANVGEATFYRYFTNRASLIVACATLLQETVGNEYFKLSQEGTGFEKLSEFYSAFLKAFTEHVEYYRFLSEFDAYCISEEVKGLDQYSENLDVFKSYFIAAYEQGRRDLTVKEVKDVDLFYYSTTHSLLSLCKKLASQGNIVRQDELVNKKAEVTLLRDLILSALKHN; from the coding sequence ATGGCGTTTAAAGATATCAGAAGAAAGCATATTGTGACGGAAGCGACTCGCCTTTTTTTCGAGCGGTCGATTTATGACGTTAAAATTCGCGACGTGGCTTTGAAGGCGAACGTGGGCGAGGCGACCTTTTATCGGTATTTTACCAATCGCGCGTCCTTGATCGTCGCTTGCGCGACGCTTCTTCAAGAAACGGTCGGAAACGAATACTTTAAGCTTTCGCAGGAAGGCACGGGCTTCGAAAAACTCTCGGAATTTTATTCCGCGTTTTTGAAAGCCTTTACCGAGCACGTCGAATATTACCGTTTTCTCAGCGAGTTCGACGCCTACTGCATCTCGGAAGAGGTCAAAGGGCTCGATCAATATTCGGAGAATTTGGACGTTTTCAAAAGTTATTTCATCGCGGCGTACGAGCAGGGCAGAAGAGATCTGACCGTAAAAGAGGTCAAAGACGTCGACCTTTTCTATTATTCCACGACGCACTCGCTTCTTTCCCTTTGCAAGAAACTCGCGTCGCAAGGCAATATCGTCCGTCAGGACGAGCTCGTAAACAAAAAAGCGGAAGTAACGCTTTTGAGGGATTTGATCCTTTCCGCCTTGAAACA
- a CDS encoding alpha-glucosidase/alpha-galactosidase, with protein sequence MKYVDNGKKAEDVKIAYIGGGSRGWARGLMSDLAQTDEMSGSVYLYDIDFEAAKANETIGNGIYDREDVLGKWHYKAVKTLKEALVGADFVVISILPGTFDEMASDVHLPEKYGIYQSVGDSVGPGGIVRALRTLPMYKEFAEGIRDYCPNAWVINYTNPMTLCTAALYAYYPEIKAFGCCHEVFGTQKILGLAYQEKYGKFLEREDVNINVVGVNHFTWITEAHYHNEDLMPVYKEFVDKHYEDGYIVDSSTHWMNNTFVSAEKVKFDLFKRYGVIAAAGDRHLAEFCPGYWYLKDPETVKSWKFGLTTVDWRREDLAKKIDKTKKLLSGEEKFELKVTGEEGVHQMLAILGIRPIVTNVNMPNRGQIPDLPEGVVVETNASFSPRGVQPVCAGKLPKGVDALVRRVVYEQQLTLEAAITGNYELAFEAFVNSGNMAIPLADARELFNQMLKNTSKYLPFYDKYVKKA encoded by the coding sequence ATGAAATACGTTGATAACGGTAAAAAAGCGGAAGACGTAAAGATCGCCTATATCGGCGGCGGTTCGAGAGGCTGGGCGCGCGGCTTGATGAGCGACCTTGCGCAAACGGATGAAATGAGCGGAAGCGTCTATCTGTATGATATCGATTTCGAAGCGGCGAAAGCGAACGAGACGATCGGAAACGGCATTTACGACAGAGAGGACGTCCTCGGAAAATGGCATTATAAAGCAGTCAAGACCTTGAAAGAAGCGCTCGTCGGCGCGGACTTCGTCGTGATCTCCATTCTCCCGGGAACCTTCGACGAGATGGCGAGCGACGTCCACCTTCCCGAAAAGTACGGGATCTATCAATCGGTCGGCGACAGCGTAGGCCCCGGCGGTATCGTTCGCGCGCTCCGCACCCTTCCGATGTATAAGGAATTCGCGGAAGGCATTCGCGATTACTGCCCGAACGCATGGGTCATCAACTACACGAACCCGATGACGCTTTGCACCGCCGCGTTGTACGCCTATTATCCCGAGATCAAAGCGTTCGGCTGCTGCCACGAAGTCTTCGGGACGCAAAAGATTCTCGGTCTTGCCTATCAAGAGAAGTACGGCAAGTTCCTCGAAAGGGAAGACGTCAATATCAACGTCGTCGGCGTAAACCACTTTACTTGGATCACCGAGGCGCATTATCATAACGAAGACTTGATGCCCGTCTATAAAGAGTTCGTCGATAAGCACTACGAGGACGGCTATATCGTGGACAGCTCGACGCACTGGATGAACAATACGTTCGTCAGCGCGGAAAAAGTCAAGTTCGATCTTTTCAAGAGATACGGCGTGATCGCCGCCGCGGGCGACAGACATCTCGCCGAGTTCTGCCCGGGTTACTGGTACTTGAAGGATCCCGAGACCGTCAAGTCTTGGAAATTCGGTTTGACGACCGTCGATTGGAGAAGAGAAGATCTCGCGAAGAAGATCGACAAGACCAAGAAACTCCTTTCGGGCGAAGAGAAATTCGAGCTTAAAGTGACGGGCGAAGAGGGCGTGCATCAAATGCTCGCGATCCTCGGTATCCGTCCGATCGTGACGAACGTCAATATGCCGAACCGCGGTCAGATCCCCGATCTCCCCGAAGGCGTCGTCGTCGAAACCAACGCCTCCTTCTCGCCGCGCGGCGTCCAACCCGTTTGCGCAGGCAAACTTCCGAAGGGTGTGGACGCGCTCGTCCGCCGCGTCGTCTACGAGCAGCAGCTTACCCTTGAAGCCGCGATCACCGGCAACTACGAACTCGCTTTCGAAGCGTTCGTCAATTCGGGCAATATGGCGATCCCCCTCGCCGACGCTCGCGAGCTTTTCAACCAAATGCTCAAAAACACTTCGAAATACCTTCCGTTTTACGATAAATACGTAAAGAAAGCGTAA
- a CDS encoding AraC family transcriptional regulator, with translation MDKLLKIEELSNPNNMAMPKLHAHPYFEIYFLFEGKRSFFFDNSLRAIEAPVLLVVPPYTMHKTEGSAFRRVNIYVTPSRLDEFQRDLLSAVSLSVIKLTETQRDELLSVLRKEADVPPSDPHYAEIQNAKFSYFMLLLSEIEKGIAPHNAKGEELAPLVTAAVNYLNQNYGDEVTLDELCRALFTSKQTLIYNFKKHLDVSPMKYLLKLRLTKVKELLVTTDETIESIAEQTGFSSGNYLTLIFKQKEGLSPSQYRKENKDFFLR, from the coding sequence ATGGATAAGCTGTTGAAGATCGAAGAACTGTCCAATCCGAACAATATGGCGATGCCGAAGCTGCACGCGCACCCCTATTTCGAGATCTATTTTCTTTTCGAGGGGAAGCGCAGTTTCTTTTTCGACAATTCTCTGCGCGCCATCGAAGCGCCCGTCCTTTTGGTCGTCCCGCCCTACACCATGCATAAGACCGAAGGCAGTGCCTTTCGCCGCGTCAATATTTACGTTACGCCGAGCCGCTTGGACGAATTCCAGCGCGACCTTCTCTCCGCCGTCTCCCTTTCGGTCATCAAACTGACCGAGACGCAAAGAGACGAGCTTCTGTCCGTCCTTCGAAAGGAAGCGGACGTTCCCCCTTCCGACCCGCACTACGCCGAGATCCAAAACGCGAAGTTTTCCTATTTTATGCTTCTTCTTTCCGAGATCGAAAAAGGGATCGCACCGCATAACGCGAAAGGGGAAGAACTCGCGCCCCTCGTCACCGCCGCGGTCAATTACCTGAACCAAAACTACGGCGACGAAGTGACCTTGGACGAGCTTTGCCGCGCCCTCTTCACCTCGAAACAGACCTTGATCTATAATTTCAAAAAGCATCTCGACGTCTCGCCGATGAAATACCTTTTGAAACTGCGCCTGACCAAAGTCAAAGAGCTCCTCGTTACGACAGACGAAACGATCGAATCCATCGCCGAACAGACGGGCTTTTCCTCCGGGAACTACCTGACTTTGATCTTCAAACAAAAAGAGGGGCTTTCCCCCTCTCAGTACCGCAAAGAAAACAAGGATTTCTTTTTGCGGTAA